The Leguminivora glycinivorella isolate SPB_JAAS2020 chromosome 1, LegGlyc_1.1, whole genome shotgun sequence genome includes a region encoding these proteins:
- the LOC125225374 gene encoding uncharacterized protein LOC125225374 has translation MDDSTKTPAIASSSKLQTPEATTQITMTSSPIPMEEVPAAPVLAACSTTPALVKASAPNREEDVALVIPPPGSKTPLATPPSPILMKKKQAHVPKLDAASTTKETLMDWDKSKEN, from the exons ATGGATGACAGTACTAAAACTCCTGCAATTGCCTCATCATCCAAACTGCAGACCCCAGAGGCAACAACCCAAATTACAATGA CTTCATCACCAATTCCCATGGAAGAGGTCCCTGCTGCACCCGTGCTAGCTGCATGTAGCACAACGCCGGCACTCGTCAAAG CTTCAGCGCCAAACCGTGAAGAGGATGTGGCACTAGTAATACCACCTCCAGGAAGCAAAACCCCTCTTGCGACTC CTCCGTCACCCATACTGATGAAGAAAAAACAGGCTCATGTGCCTAAGTTGGATGCTGCGTCGACCACCAAGGAAACATTAATGG ATTGGGATAAGTCTAAAGAAAATTGA
- the LOC125226798 gene encoding F-box/LRR-repeat protein fbxl-1-like, translated as MSEGESNDRTILDYLNEDCWRIVLRDVPIPDIVRSERVSRRWQRVVLQYLRGTRFSFSFDWDSVDPFDAYPFYLPKSMYESFEMWTTKLGSSVIGAYCKDRESLKTLIENCPNLEALTLVNLEEPEANTKEFPENLLKNFWCLKQICFFNTCNLSDRFVSQNIADKVLEELVFYQCYEVTGECLTTANLSKLKYLAFKRCFDLRAAHLISSTNQLGELTKLELIGVSKEISQKIQFVLDKMPKLEHLEIHTDAGRYNGYLETYEPICRLSSLTHLRIDLKMTDESVEAITRCCKQLETLDLGDCEFLNSEGLEAIGRNAGERLTQLGLQYFCDLEDDDVVNYVRSCPALGWLTIIGTCQITPALPALVSAARHEVCPGSELVLDISETKLTDPYYRHSFLNEDDGDMEEYEDIQEKYEDLAVILD; from the coding sequence ATGTCGGAAGGAGAAAGTAACGATCGTACCATACTGGATTACCTGAACGAGGATTGTTGGCGCATAGTGCTACGCGATGTGCCCATCCCGGACATTGTAAGAAGCGAACGCGTCAGCCGCCGCTGGCAGCGAGTGGTGCTGCAGTACTTGCGAGGGACACGGTTTAGTTTTTCTTTTGACTGGGACAGTGTAGATCCTTTTGACGCCTATCCCTTTTATTTGCCGAAGTCAATGTACGAATCATTCGAGATGTGGACAACTAAACTTGGTTCCTCAGTTATCGGGGCCTACTGCAAGGATAGAGAAAGCTTAAAAACCTTGATAGAAAACTGTCCTAACCTCGAAGCGTTAACATTGGTCAATCTTGAAGAACCCGAAGCGAATACAAAAGAATTTCCAGAAAATTTACTAAAGAACTTCTGGTGCCTAAAACAGATTTGTTTCTTCAATACATGTAACTTATCAGACCGATTTGTCAGCCAGAACATAGCAGATAAAGTATTAGAAGAACTAGTATTCTATCAGTGTTATGAAGTCACAGGAGAATGTTTGACAACTGCAAACTTATCTAAGTTGAAATATCTAGCCTTTAAAAGATGCTTCGATCTGCGGGCTGCGCACTTAATCTCATCTACTAACCAACTTGGTGAGCTGACCAAACTGGAACTAATTGGTGTTTCTAAAGAAATATCACAAAAAATTCAATTTGTTTTGGATAAGATGCCTAAATTGGAACATTTAGAAATACATACTGATGCTGGGAGGTACAATGGTTATCTCGAAACCTACGAGCCTATCTGCCGTCTAAGTTCCTTGACACATCTGCGTATAGACCTCAAAATGACAGACGAGTCAGTAGAAGCCATAACTAGATGTTGCAAACAGCTGGAGACATTGGATCTTGGTGACTGCGAGTTCCTTAATTCGGAGGGCTTGGAGGCAATTGGTCGAAATGCTGGAGAACGCCTCACTCAGCTTGGGTTACAATATTTCTGTGACctggaggatgatgatgtggtAAACTATGTCCGTAGCTGTCCGGCGCTAGGTTGGCTGACAATTATTGGGACATGTCAGATAACTCCAGCTTTGCCGGCGCTTGTGTCAGCTGCTCGGCATGAGGTGTGCCCAGGAAGTGAACTGGTCCTTGACATCAGTGAGACGAAGCTGACCGACCCTTATTATCGCCATAGTTTTTTAAATGAAGACGATGGGGATATGGAGGAATATGAAGACATTCAAGAAAAGTATGAAGACCTGGCGGTAATATTGGACTAA